TCATGTAAAGTTTTCAGCTATGCCCAGCTTCACAATCTGCCGAAAGAAGAAACTCTTCAGCTATTTGGAGAGTTCTACAGAGAAGAGGTCCTGAAAAATCCTGAAGGAGAAGACCACCAGAATATCAGAAACTTTATGCAGTTTGGCTGGGACGGAATTACCTTTGAAGGAGAAGCTTTGAAAGAGAAGTAATTTTTATGCTAAAAAGCAGATAAAGCAAAAGATAAATTTGCAAATCAGCGAATGCTAAAACCTGAAATATTATATAAATCAGACTATTAAACACTAAGGTTATGTCATCCAATAAAAACGCTCTGATTCGATATAAAACATTAGATAAATGCCTTAAAAACAAATACAGGAAATATACGCTTGAAGATCTCATTGACGAATGTTCCGAAGCTTTATTTGAATTCGAAGGTAAGGAGTCCTATGTCAGTAAGCGAACGGTTCAGCTTGATCTGCAGAATATGCGGAGTGAGAAGTTCGGATATGAGGCTCCTATTGAAGTCTATGAAAGAAGATATTACCGGTACAGTGATCCCGATTACAGTATCCATAACATCTCTGTGAATGAAAGTGATCTGAAGGCAATGAATAATGCGGTTCAGATTTTAAAGCAGTTCAAAGACTTTTCGATGTTTAAAGAAATGAACGGGGTTATCCAGAAACTGGAGGATTCTATTCATGCTACCAGCCAGAAATCGATTATTCATCTGGATAAAAATGAACAGCTGAAAGGACTTGAACACATCGATATTCTGTACGAAAGTATTGCCAATAAGAAAGTATTAAAGATTTTCTATAAAAGCTTTACCGCAAAAGAATCCAATATCTTCACGGTTCACCCGCAGTTGTTAAAGGAATTTAATAACCGCTGGTTCCTGATCTGTCTTTATAAACAGAAAATGTATAATCTGGCACTAGACAGGATGGAAAGTATCGAAATTGATGAAAGCCTTCAGTATATTGATAAAGATCTGGATGGGGACGAATATTTTAAAGATATTATAGGAGTTACAGTTGCAGATGGAATGGCTCCCAGAAACGTGGTTTTTTGGGTAGATTCCGGAAATGCCCCTTATGTAAAGACAAAACCACTCCATAAAAGCCAGGTGATTGTAAGTGAAGATAATGAAGGAACAATTTTTAAAATATGTGTCCAGATTAATTTTGAACTGGAAAGACTTCTGCTGGGGTTTGGCGATTCTCTGATTGTTCACAGACCTCAGAAACTGAGAATTAAAATGGAAGAGAAGTTCAGTGCAGGAAGTAAAAATTATCAGAATCTGATTGTTACCGATGAGAATTAATCTGTAAAGGCTTTTAAAAGAAAATGGATCAATGATTAATAAATTCTTAATTAATGATTTTAAGCTTGGCTTAGAAATTGCATTATTTTAACATATATAAAATCACGTTTATGAAATCAAGAATATTTAAAGCATTAGTTGCAATTGTAGCACCACTGGTAATAGAATATATTGTGAAAAAAATATCAGAAAAACTTGATCCAAAGGAAGAGCAGAAAGAAAAAAAGCCAAAGCAGGTGACTGCTTAAAAATGGTTGAAATTTAAAATTATTGAAAAAGAGACTGTCATGAATATGCACAGTCCCTTTTTTTTTATACAAAGTCGTAAATTCCGTCTTTCCACCCCAACACTTTAGAAGAATCCGCTTTTAGCCAGTTTTTCAGAATCGTAGCGTATACTTTTCTGAAATCTTCCTTGTAGATGAGATCTCCTTCATTCAGGTTTTGAAGATCTGGAAGAGGATTTAATAATCCTTTCTTTTTAAGAGCTCCGCTGATGAAAAACATCTGGTTGGCTGTTCCATGATCCGTTCCGTTGCTGGCATTCTGAGCAACACGGCGGCCAAATTCCGAAAAAGTCATCAGCAGCATATTATTGAAAAGCCCGTTGCTTTTCATATCCGCAACAAATGATTTTACAGCTTCATTGATGTCATCAAATAGTTTTTTCTGTCTGTCGCTCTGATTAACATGGGTGTCAAAACTTCCCACCGAAAGATAGTAAACCTGTGTATTGATATCAGACTTTATTAAGGAAGCGACTGTTTTGAAATCTTTTCCTAATTGTGAATTGGGATAAACTTGTTCTGTCTTTTTAGCTTTACTCTTTTCAAAAATATAACCGGCATTATTGATGGTAGAGCCCAGGGTCTGATATAGATAAGAAACTGTCTCATCATCATGATGGTGATCATACAAAGATTTGAAATACTTCTCCTGACTGGTTTGATAAAGTCTTTTAGGATCTTTAAAAGCAAAAGCTTTATTATTTTCACCTTTTAACGCCAAACTCAGCATATCATCTACTTCCAGTGCCTGAGTTGGGTGGTCACAACGGTAACATTCTTCATCCAGAAAACGCCCAAGCCAGCCTGTTTCCAGAAACTGATCGCTCCGGCTTGCAGACTGCCAGATATCCATACTCCGGAAGTGGGATTTGTCAGGATTTGGATATCCCACACTGTTCATTACAGAAAGTTCACCATTGTCAAAAAGCTCTTTAAAATAGGAGAGAGAAGGATTGATCCCCGCTTCATCTGTTAGAGAAAGTGAATCCTGAATAGCCAGTGTTTTTCTTTCCCTGAAATAAATGTCATTTTTTGCCGGAATGATAGTATTTAAACCATCATTACCACCTGTAAACTGGAGGACCACCAAAATATTCTGACCCGGAACCAGAGCATCATCCAATGTCATTGATTGCAGAAAATTAGGCACCAGCAGCGAAGCGGTAGCCAACGAACTTATTTTGAGGAATTCTCTTCTTTTGATTAGCATAACTTTAAGGTTTAGGTTGCTGAATAATGAGTAGATCTTAAGTTGCAGATTATACCTTATATTTCACAGGAATAATGTCTTAATCGTTATCATCTGCGATCTTAAAAAACTACATTAACTGATATTCCGGGGTAGACATCAGATTGATGACATTCATTTTTGTACTGTTATCAGAAAAACTCTTTATCGTATTTATATCCAGGCTTTGGGCATTTTGGATAAGATAATCCTCGCAGTTTTTATGCGCAAATATCTTGTCTACACGTTCCCAGTCTATGGTGATATTCGGGTTTTTAAACGTTTTATTTAAGGCTGTTTCTCTGGATTTCATTCCCATATCAATATCGTCATCCTCACGAGGACTGTATTCTAGCGGACGGAGTCCGGACCAGATCTGTGGAACCTGAAGCCTCAGCATCAGCGTAGAACTGTCGATCCAGGATTTTCCATTGGGCCATCCTGAAACATTGGGAGGATAAAGAAGCATCTGTCCTAAGAGTTTCTGATAAACGATGAGGTTTTCCGGATTCTGAATATGCATAGGAAGTACCCGCATGATTCCTGCCATCAGCTCTACAGGAGATTTTATTCTGTTTCCTATATTTTTCTGATCATAAAACCATGAACTTGAAAATATCTCATTCACTAATTTTTTAATATCATATCCAGAGCTGTAAAACTTAGTACTTAAGCTGTTTACAATAGTATCATCCACCTTTTCATTAACGAAAAACCTATAGATCTTAGCCGTAATAAATCTGGCCGTCGCTTTCTGTTCCAGAATAATGTTTAAAGCATCTGTTCCACTGAAGTTTCCTGTTTTGTTTAGAAAAGTTTTGATTCCTTCATCATGAAGATTTTTTCTTTCTTTGAAATTTCCATCCTTATCATAGCTCCATCCTGTAAAAGCTCTTGCTCCTTCCCGTACATCTTTTTCAGTGTAATTTCCCCTGCCCATCGTAAAAAGCTCCATAACCTCTCTGGCAAAATTTTCATTAGGATGATCTTTCTTATTCTGCTGATTGTTCAGAAAGTTGAGCATAGCCGGTGATTGGCTGACTTCGAAAAGCAGATCTTTGAAGTTCCCCAATGCATTTTTCCGAATGGTATTGAGAAGCTGCCTGTTGAATTTTGGATTCAGAACCCTTGATGCAAAATGTCCATGCCAGAAAAAAGCCATCTTTTCTCTCATCTGTTCCTTGCTGTTCACCATGGAATCCAGAAAATTAAGGTTCAGTTCATTGTTCTGTTCCCTATAAATCCGCTGCATTTCTTTTTTCTTTTCCGCAGGGGCGGTGCTGCTCATGTCATCAGCTGTTGGATCTGAATCGGGAGTGTCATATGTGATCTCTTTAAAGCTATCTTGCCTGAACAGGTCGTTTAAAAGGGTATTGGTGTTTTTATTTTTCAGATCATCAATCTGATTGATTCCAACACCGAAACCTGCGCGCCAAAGAAGATGCTTGTTTTTTAATAATGAATCAGCCATGGTGAGAACATTTATTTTTTTGATGTATTTTAAGGAGAAAGGTTAAAATGATAACGAATTAATGATTGTTAATATTACTATATTAATACAGAAGACATAATCATCTGTAAACAGAATCAGATCGAAAATTAGATGATCTGTATTTTTTAAGGATAAATACTAAATATACTAAATCTCAGGATAAGCATAATAACTCCTACTATATTTTTGCAAATTTTAACTCTTAATTCACTTTTCAAGGCTTTTTTCTGGTAATTTTTGTTAAACAATCATTTAAATTTTGTTAAAAATAATCAATTGATAACCATTGTTTTATGCGTTTTTCGAGTGTTAAAGTGGAGCGGTTTGCTTTCCTTGGCACGATTTTTACATCTTCTAGTTTAGTAAAATTAAAAAATTAGAGTTATGAAAATGTTTAAACAAGCAATATTGCTGGCTGGAGTTTTAACAGCAGGAATAGCAAGCGCACAGAATTCAAAAATGAATAATATGATCAAAGTGGGCGCAAATGTTGGTTTAGCAGTTCCTGCAGACAATCTTTCTGCAGCTGTAGGAGTAGATGTGTCTTATCAGAACCTTATTACACCTGGGTTCGGATTAGGAATCGCATCAGGATATACTCACTATTTTGGTAAAGAGAACAACGGTTATAAAAATAATGATGTAGGCGTAGTTCCTGTAGCAGCTTTAATAAGAATTTATCCAAAACAAACCGGTTTCTATTTCGGAACAGACTTAGGATATGGTTTCCTGGTTGGAGATAAGCAGGTTGCTTCCAATACAAGTGTAGAAAGAGCCAACGGTGGTTTCTACATTAAGCCGGAGATCGGATACCACAATAAAGACTGGAATTTCTTCGTACAATACCAGAAGGTTTTTGTAGGAACTAAAGGAGATTTAGCTGGTCAGGACTATAATGTGGGGAACATCGGAGTAGGATTCGGTTACAATCTTCCATTAGGAAAGTAGTTAGATTTAATATATAAACAATTATTAACCAAAACCTTTTCACGAAAGTGAAAAGGTTTTTTTGTTCTGTGCAGGATTTACAAAAACAATTATTATATTTGGTAAAATTTGAGGTTATGATTCTGAATCCAAAGTTTCCACTTTATTTACCAGGAGTAGAGAACAGTAATAATGAGAACATTTCTATCATCGGGGCAAGTCTCCGTGAAGATATAACCATCCTTGGCTATTTTGTTTCCGGTAACGGAGGTCTTGATATAAAACTCCAGAATACTTATTCAACGAAAGAGTACGCTTCTTTTTCTGATATTTTAAAGAAGTTTATTCAGGATAACCAGCTGGAAAACGTAAAACGTCTGGGAATGGCTGTGCCGGGACCTGTACTTGACGGGAAAAGCAACCCTGCAAGATTAGGCTGGAATTTAGACATCCAGGAGTATGCCAGAGAATTCGGGTTTGAAAAAGTAGATATGCTGAATGACCTGGAAGCATCTGCCTACGGAATGGCTCTTCTGGAAGATGACGATCTTGATGCCATCTATACAAGCGGTCATCTTGAAAAAGGAAATGTTGCCATTCTTGCACCCGGAAACGGATTGGGAGAAGCGGGATATTTCTTTGACGGAAAAAATCTGAGACCTTTCGCTACAGAAGGGGGACATTCTGAATTTTCACCAAGAACAAACGTAGAGGTAGAATTCTATCAGTTTTTAAATAATATCTACGGAATTGTTAGCTGGGAAAATGTACTTTCTAAGACAGGCTTATTCAATATATACAGATTCCTGAGAGACGTAAAAAGACATCCTGAACCTGAATGGCTGGGAGAGCGTCTTGCCCAGGGGAACTTTGTAGAAGAATTGTATAAAGCTGCCGTAGAA
This genomic window from Chryseobacterium sp. MEBOG06 contains:
- a CDS encoding HopJ type III effector protein, giving the protein MVLLEQLKHFPETIQFADVIAHIDETYDFTPTSFKNGGTSNEAGQNNGSCKVFSYAQLHNLPKEETLQLFGEFYREEVLKNPEGEDHQNIRNFMQFGWDGITFEGEALKEK
- a CDS encoding helix-turn-helix transcriptional regulator, with the translated sequence MSSNKNALIRYKTLDKCLKNKYRKYTLEDLIDECSEALFEFEGKESYVSKRTVQLDLQNMRSEKFGYEAPIEVYERRYYRYSDPDYSIHNISVNESDLKAMNNAVQILKQFKDFSMFKEMNGVIQKLEDSIHATSQKSIIHLDKNEQLKGLEHIDILYESIANKKVLKIFYKSFTAKESNIFTVHPQLLKEFNNRWFLICLYKQKMYNLALDRMESIEIDESLQYIDKDLDGDEYFKDIIGVTVADGMAPRNVVFWVDSGNAPYVKTKPLHKSQVIVSEDNEGTIFKICVQINFELERLLLGFGDSLIVHRPQKLRIKMEEKFSAGSKNYQNLIVTDEN
- a CDS encoding DUF1501 domain-containing protein — its product is MLIKRREFLKISSLATASLLVPNFLQSMTLDDALVPGQNILVVLQFTGGNDGLNTIIPAKNDIYFRERKTLAIQDSLSLTDEAGINPSLSYFKELFDNGELSVMNSVGYPNPDKSHFRSMDIWQSASRSDQFLETGWLGRFLDEECYRCDHPTQALEVDDMLSLALKGENNKAFAFKDPKRLYQTSQEKYFKSLYDHHHDDETVSYLYQTLGSTINNAGYIFEKSKAKKTEQVYPNSQLGKDFKTVASLIKSDINTQVYYLSVGSFDTHVNQSDRQKKLFDDINEAVKSFVADMKSNGLFNNMLLMTFSEFGRRVAQNASNGTDHGTANQMFFISGALKKKGLLNPLPDLQNLNEGDLIYKEDFRKVYATILKNWLKADSSKVLGWKDGIYDFV
- a CDS encoding DUF1800 family protein is translated as MADSLLKNKHLLWRAGFGVGINQIDDLKNKNTNTLLNDLFRQDSFKEITYDTPDSDPTADDMSSTAPAEKKKEMQRIYREQNNELNLNFLDSMVNSKEQMREKMAFFWHGHFASRVLNPKFNRQLLNTIRKNALGNFKDLLFEVSQSPAMLNFLNNQQNKKDHPNENFAREVMELFTMGRGNYTEKDVREGARAFTGWSYDKDGNFKERKNLHDEGIKTFLNKTGNFSGTDALNIILEQKATARFITAKIYRFFVNEKVDDTIVNSLSTKFYSSGYDIKKLVNEIFSSSWFYDQKNIGNRIKSPVELMAGIMRVLPMHIQNPENLIVYQKLLGQMLLYPPNVSGWPNGKSWIDSSTLMLRLQVPQIWSGLRPLEYSPREDDDIDMGMKSRETALNKTFKNPNITIDWERVDKIFAHKNCEDYLIQNAQSLDINTIKSFSDNSTKMNVINLMSTPEYQLM
- a CDS encoding glucokinase, with the protein product MILNPKFPLYLPGVENSNNENISIIGASLREDITILGYFVSGNGGLDIKLQNTYSTKEYASFSDILKKFIQDNQLENVKRLGMAVPGPVLDGKSNPARLGWNLDIQEYAREFGFEKVDMLNDLEASAYGMALLEDDDLDAIYTSGHLEKGNVAILAPGNGLGEAGYFFDGKNLRPFATEGGHSEFSPRTNVEVEFYQFLNNIYGIVSWENVLSKTGLFNIYRFLRDVKRHPEPEWLGERLAQGNFVEELYKAAVEDNVLICRIALDTFLEFLAREANNLTLKLKATGGLLISGDIPQMMREYMDKDKFYEKFKISDKMEEMLKNIPIYLVKQNHTALKGMALYTAYSQE